In one Methylocaldum szegediense genomic region, the following are encoded:
- a CDS encoding OmpA family protein: protein MDRRWFAIGLCLAMVFGCTTDPHTGERRPLAKVVGVDRPGRDIRLTLEDAGIDVKRASENTLNLDFTFAFGSAALTPDVQTALNSVASALNQHPGTTVIVVGHADDIGTDRENQRLSEQRAANVANYLISRGVDAARISQQGMGERMPKFPGTDEPGRAQNRRVELTIVTHQHEQGRTSGSLPAKAPAGSRTYPPSGSQ, encoded by the coding sequence ATGGATAGGCGTTGGTTTGCGATCGGTTTGTGCTTGGCGATGGTGTTCGGCTGCACGACCGATCCGCACACGGGCGAGCGGCGTCCGCTCGCTAAGGTCGTGGGCGTGGACCGTCCGGGACGGGATATACGCCTGACGTTGGAGGATGCAGGCATAGACGTGAAACGTGCCTCGGAGAATACGCTGAACCTCGATTTTACGTTTGCGTTTGGTTCGGCCGCCCTGACTCCGGACGTGCAGACCGCCCTAAATTCGGTGGCGTCGGCGCTGAACCAGCACCCCGGTACCACCGTTATCGTCGTCGGCCATGCCGACGATATTGGCACCGACCGGGAGAACCAGCGGCTTTCCGAACAACGCGCCGCCAATGTGGCGAACTATTTGATCTCCCGCGGTGTCGACGCTGCCCGCATCTCACAGCAGGGCATGGGCGAGCGCATGCCGAAATTCCCGGGTACCGACGAGCCCGGTCGGGCGCAAAACCGCCGCGTGGAGCTGACCATCGTAACCCACCAACACGAGCAGGGCCGGACCTCGGGGAGCCTGCCTGCGAAAGCTCCGGCCGGTTCGAGGACTTACCCGCCATCGGGAAGTCAATAG
- a CDS encoding OBAP family protein translates to MDRQLLDDIKWMIVALGLAALMSGCESTKKKPPGVTPEGREKAAKTQALEAGAALLQSQAPLRAMDIYLSGFHVAKRDPSHQTEAHHYCRQVNEDFAQCVLFDGNTKDANLIGIEYIISETLFESLPSREKRYWHPHNYEILSGQLTAPGIPDAAEKELMKGKMNSYGKTWHVWNSAPFGKRGDTLPLGGPILEWSFNRDGEAMPGLIEERDRRLGTDIVQERLKRQDLVPLAKPQSGVDVLKNKFYRPTRSIPGVMNKNGRVSRTTGSGDRLSYEPWPSSRKRPSDEQQTHRSD, encoded by the coding sequence ATGGACAGGCAGCTGCTGGACGACATCAAATGGATGATCGTTGCTCTGGGACTTGCAGCCTTGATGTCGGGCTGTGAGAGTACGAAGAAAAAACCGCCCGGCGTCACACCAGAGGGGCGAGAAAAAGCGGCAAAGACCCAAGCCCTCGAAGCGGGGGCCGCTTTGCTGCAATCCCAAGCTCCCCTGCGCGCTATGGATATCTATCTGTCGGGTTTCCATGTGGCCAAACGAGACCCGTCCCATCAGACGGAAGCGCATCACTATTGCCGACAGGTCAACGAAGACTTCGCCCAATGCGTGCTCTTCGACGGCAACACCAAAGACGCCAACCTCATCGGTATCGAGTACATCATCTCGGAGACGCTGTTCGAATCCCTGCCTTCGCGAGAGAAGCGATACTGGCACCCCCATAATTACGAGATCCTCTCGGGTCAACTCACGGCTCCGGGCATACCCGATGCAGCCGAGAAAGAGCTCATGAAAGGCAAGATGAACAGCTACGGCAAGACCTGGCATGTCTGGAACTCGGCACCATTCGGGAAACGCGGGGACACGCTGCCTCTCGGCGGCCCCATCCTGGAATGGTCGTTCAACCGAGACGGCGAAGCGATGCCGGGGTTGATCGAGGAGCGGGATCGGCGCCTGGGAACCGACATCGTCCAAGAACGGCTCAAGCGTCAAGACCTCGTCCCCTTGGCCAAGCCACAAAGCGGCGTGGACGTTTTGAAAAACAAATTTTATAGGCCAACGAGGTCCATTCCGGGCGTCATGAACAAGAACGGCAGAGTATCCAGGACCACCGGATCGGGGGACCGATTATCGTACGAGCCTTGGCCGTCGTCCCGGAAACGGCCGTCGGATGAGCAGCAAACTCACCGGAGCGATTGA